One Fibrobacter sp. UWB16 DNA window includes the following coding sequences:
- a CDS encoding OmpA family protein, with amino-acid sequence MKKLTLILALAQAAVFAQTGLLGGKTGLHQQDANTLGFFHFRVGTGGTIATDNWGYTRGAQFTDRKGRVQQLDVWDARMEKGRIDGALTGNFNFAFGLRDDLDIGVSLPIYYDHAKDYSGEAIRAHMGEGGLGDLQFYGKYRTPHLFGPDYMTTAAVVDLTIPTGWRGVGMRPRHAWFLDNEGGPTYAYTANSVMLGLTGIVSVDYTKKGVPLVWNSSLGLMLGFGDASNTLVYSTGVNWLVNDYIQPFLEFSGEMRFGNDAYPFSPITDPMVLTPGINVKIPFFDIDFAAGLDIGIGNLVDGYDKNDAMDNCKDFQIKYKGETGYRAKYCYVSQPLIAGIAKLTWTFGFDGDDDNDGVKNRKDKCPDTFPPIVVDEYGCGIDTDEDKVFDGLDKCPDTPKGVPVDSVGCPFDTDEDGVYDYKDMCPDTPKGVPVDSVGCPFDTDEDGVLDYKDQCPNTPKGAVVDSVGCPLDSDKDGVFDGFDKCPDTPEGVAVDADGCPLDTDKDGVPDYLDQCPNTLPGIKVNKRGCPLRRKEDLDYLKKGIQFEFGSAKLLQSSYPTLDDIIALLVKIPEVKLEVQGHTDIVGTEDYNQKLSEDRAHSVTDYFESKGIPAERLRAIGFGTRMPLADNVTDAGRAKNRRVELIPFGYYTEGDGTVAAPSDSLLQDSTLAPPKPKVAPEAKPEVKGKQKGDVQKKVKSTTSKAASKKKKDIEAKAAKAVEELDAEVKAKAAPVAEKVKNAVKKLASPKAEKPAEAPAQ; translated from the coding sequence ATGAAAAAACTTACCCTTATACTTGCACTTGCGCAGGCGGCGGTCTTTGCACAGACCGGCCTCCTGGGGGGTAAAACAGGCCTTCACCAGCAAGATGCAAATACGCTTGGCTTTTTCCATTTCCGCGTGGGGACGGGCGGTACGATTGCGACCGACAACTGGGGCTATACTCGTGGCGCCCAGTTCACAGACCGCAAGGGCCGTGTCCAGCAGCTCGACGTGTGGGATGCCCGAATGGAAAAGGGCCGTATTGATGGTGCCCTTACCGGCAACTTCAACTTTGCCTTTGGGCTCCGCGATGACTTGGACATCGGCGTGAGCCTCCCGATTTACTACGACCACGCAAAGGATTACTCTGGCGAAGCAATCCGTGCCCATATGGGCGAGGGTGGTCTCGGCGACTTGCAGTTCTATGGCAAGTATCGTACACCGCACTTGTTCGGCCCGGACTACATGACGACTGCAGCCGTTGTCGATCTCACGATCCCGACTGGTTGGAGGGGCGTGGGTATGCGTCCGCGTCACGCCTGGTTCCTCGATAACGAAGGTGGCCCGACGTACGCCTACACGGCAAACAGCGTGATGCTCGGCCTTACGGGAATCGTCTCTGTCGATTACACCAAGAAGGGTGTTCCGCTTGTCTGGAATTCTTCTCTTGGCCTTATGCTCGGCTTTGGCGATGCCTCGAACACGCTTGTGTATAGCACGGGAGTGAACTGGCTCGTGAATGATTACATCCAGCCGTTCCTTGAATTCAGTGGCGAAATGCGCTTTGGCAACGATGCGTATCCGTTCAGCCCGATTACCGACCCGATGGTACTCACGCCGGGTATCAATGTGAAGATTCCGTTCTTCGACATTGACTTTGCTGCAGGTCTCGATATCGGTATCGGAAACCTTGTCGATGGCTACGACAAGAATGATGCCATGGACAACTGCAAGGATTTCCAGATCAAGTACAAGGGCGAGACTGGTTACCGTGCCAAGTATTGCTATGTGTCCCAGCCGCTTATTGCCGGTATTGCAAAGCTGACCTGGACGTTTGGCTTTGACGGTGACGACGACAACGACGGTGTAAAGAACCGCAAGGACAAGTGTCCGGATACGTTCCCGCCGATCGTCGTGGACGAATACGGCTGCGGCATCGATACTGACGAAGACAAGGTCTTTGACGGTCTCGACAAGTGCCCGGATACGCCGAAGGGTGTGCCTGTGGATAGCGTCGGTTGCCCGTTCGATACGGACGAAGATGGCGTCTATGACTACAAGGATATGTGCCCGGATACGCCGAAGGGCGTGCCTGTCGACTCTGTCGGTTGCCCGTTTGATACGGACGAAGACGGTGTCTTGGATTACAAGGACCAGTGCCCGAATACGCCGAAGGGTGCCGTTGTGGATAGCGTGGGTTGCCCGCTCGACAGTGACAAGGACGGTGTGTTTGACGGCTTCGACAAGTGCCCGGATACGCCGGAAGGTGTCGCCGTGGATGCAGACGGTTGCCCGCTCGATACCGACAAGGACGGCGTGCCGGATTACTTGGATCAGTGCCCGAATACGCTCCCGGGGATCAAGGTGAACAAGCGTGGCTGCCCGCTGCGCCGCAAGGAAGACTTGGATTACCTCAAGAAGGGCATCCAGTTCGAATTCGGTTCTGCAAAGCTCTTGCAATCCAGTTACCCGACTTTGGACGACATCATTGCGCTCCTTGTGAAGATTCCGGAGGTGAAGCTTGAAGTCCAGGGCCATACGGATATCGTGGGTACCGAAGACTACAACCAGAAGCTTTCTGAAGACCGCGCACACTCCGTGACGGACTACTTCGAGTCTAAGGGAATCCCTGCGGAACGCCTCCGCGCTATTGGCTTCGGTACTCGTATGCCGCTTGCTGATAACGTAACGGATGCTGGCCGTGCGAAAAACCGCCGTGTGGAACTCATCCCGTTCGGCTACTACACCGAAGGTGATGGGACTGTAGCTGCTCCGTCTGACTCGCTCTTGCAGGATAGCACCCTTGCTCCGCCGAAGCCGAAGGTCGCACCGGAAGCTAAGCCCGAAGTAAAGGGCAAGCAGAAGGGCGATGTGCAGAAGAAGGTGAAGTCTACGACCTCGAAGGCTGCTTCTAAAAAGAAAAAGGATATCGAGGCGAAGGCAGCCAAGGCTGTTGAAGAGCTGGACGCCGAAGTAAAGGCTAAAGCTGCTCCGGTTGCCGAAAAGGTGAAGAACGCTGTAAAGAAGCTCGCCTCTCCGAAGGCTGAAAAGCCCGCCGAAGCGCCCGCGCAATAG
- the serC gene encoding 3-phosphoserine/phosphohydroxythreonine transaminase: protein MANKVYNFSAGPSVLPEQALKEASAACIDFENSGISILSMSHRSKPIENMFAQTEQYLRELMGIPEDYDIVFLGGGCSLLFCMLPMNFLDQNATADYALTGVWANKAYKEAKQFGNALAACDTKSETYSRIDKNLKLSDNASYLHVTANNTIYGTEWHNFPKPKSGFLMADVSSDFLARKINVSDFGVVYGGAQKNISCAGVTVTIIKKGLLGKVNRTIPTMLNFQTHIDAANMFNTPPVFAVYVMNRTLKWLKDFGGVDAIEKVNRSKAALLYSALDNSKVFVGTAAKEDRSIMNVPFVFNKDVVAADKADDLAKEFLEFAKARGLQQLKGHRSVGGFRASIYNAMPVEGVQALVDCLGDFEKKVLG from the coding sequence ATGGCAAATAAAGTCTATAACTTTAGCGCAGGACCGTCGGTCTTGCCGGAACAGGCACTCAAGGAAGCATCTGCTGCATGCATCGACTTCGAAAACAGCGGCATCAGTATCCTCTCCATGAGTCACCGTTCAAAGCCGATTGAAAACATGTTCGCCCAGACGGAACAGTACCTCCGTGAATTGATGGGCATCCCGGAAGATTACGACATCGTGTTCCTCGGTGGTGGTTGCTCACTTTTGTTCTGCATGCTCCCGATGAACTTCTTGGACCAGAACGCTACGGCCGACTACGCTTTGACCGGCGTTTGGGCAAACAAGGCTTACAAGGAAGCTAAGCAGTTCGGTAACGCTCTCGCCGCTTGCGACACCAAGTCTGAAACTTACAGCCGCATCGACAAGAACTTGAAGCTCAGCGACAACGCTAGCTACCTCCACGTGACCGCCAACAACACAATCTACGGTACGGAATGGCACAACTTCCCGAAGCCGAAGTCCGGCTTCCTCATGGCTGACGTGAGCTCCGACTTCCTCGCCCGTAAGATCAACGTGTCTGACTTCGGTGTCGTCTATGGCGGCGCTCAGAAGAACATCAGCTGCGCTGGCGTGACTGTCACGATCATCAAGAAGGGCCTTCTCGGCAAGGTGAACCGCACCATCCCGACGATGCTCAACTTCCAGACCCACATCGACGCTGCCAACATGTTCAACACTCCTCCGGTATTCGCCGTGTACGTGATGAACCGCACCCTCAAGTGGCTCAAGGATTTCGGTGGCGTGGACGCTATCGAAAAGGTGAACCGCTCCAAGGCCGCTCTCCTCTACAGCGCACTCGACAACTCCAAGGTGTTCGTCGGTACGGCTGCTAAGGAAGATCGTTCTATCATGAACGTTCCGTTCGTGTTCAACAAGGACGTCGTTGCAGCAGACAAGGCCGATGACCTCGCCAAGGAATTCCTCGAATTCGCAAAGGCTCGCGGTCTGCAGCAGCTCAAGGGTCACCGTTCTGTCGGCGGCTTCCGCGCTTCTATCTACAACGCCATGCCGGTCGAAGGCGTGCAGGCTCTCGTTGACTGCCTCGGCGACTTCGAAAAGAAAGTTCTCGGCTAA
- a CDS encoding GerW family sporulation protein: MAIEKLAETLLEKLRFITKAETVIGEPIQAGDTTVVPVSRVSVGFGFGGHQGKGDTSASGGGASVDPVAFLVIKGDDVRVMPITKDSSLVSKIMDIVPDITNKFAKKPADN, translated from the coding sequence ATGGCTATTGAAAAACTTGCAGAAACTCTTTTAGAAAAACTCCGCTTCATCACGAAGGCGGAAACTGTCATTGGTGAACCGATTCAGGCCGGTGATACGACTGTGGTGCCTGTGAGTCGCGTTTCCGTAGGCTTTGGCTTTGGCGGCCATCAGGGCAAGGGCGATACGTCTGCGTCTGGCGGTGGTGCTTCGGTCGATCCGGTGGCGTTCCTTGTTATCAAGGGCGATGACGTGCGCGTCATGCCGATTACCAAGGATAGCTCCCTCGTTTCGAAAATTATGGATATCGTTCCCGATATTACAAATAAATTTGCAAAGAAGCCCGCTGACAATTAA
- the asd gene encoding archaetidylserine decarboxylase (Phosphatidylserine decarboxylase is synthesized as a single chain precursor. Generation of the pyruvoyl active site from a Ser is coupled to cleavage of a Gly-Ser bond between the larger (beta) and smaller (alpha chains). It is an integral membrane protein.), with translation MNTPFYVFMKLLPKNAASRIFGAFTRLRIPFLSKIARNAFASYYKLDMSESEYPLSHYKNIGELFIRKLKPGMRPVADGAEIVSPVDGVLSQTGTFDGDDQNLIQAKGKTYTLKSLLRSEELAERFKGGAFATIYLAPFNYHRIHSPVKGDLVLSSYCPGTLWPVNAGSVERVEGLFSINERLTSELRLADGSEVLVVKVGATNVGRIGVVYNDSILTNAGKLPRDKKRLDWIPNQQFSFDRGDELGRFEMGSTVILVVDKKIRERHPDLFKSRLGQAVRVGEAL, from the coding sequence ATGAACACTCCTTTCTACGTTTTTATGAAGCTTTTGCCGAAGAATGCCGCAAGCCGCATTTTCGGTGCCTTTACGCGTTTACGCATCCCGTTCCTGAGCAAAATCGCTCGCAACGCCTTTGCTAGCTATTACAAGCTCGACATGTCTGAATCGGAATACCCGCTCAGCCATTACAAGAACATCGGTGAACTTTTTATCCGCAAGCTCAAGCCGGGTATGCGCCCGGTTGCCGACGGTGCCGAAATCGTGAGCCCGGTCGATGGTGTGCTTTCGCAGACGGGAACGTTCGATGGCGATGACCAGAACTTGATCCAGGCGAAGGGCAAGACTTACACGCTCAAGAGCCTTTTGCGTAGCGAAGAACTTGCAGAACGTTTCAAGGGCGGCGCCTTTGCTACGATTTACTTGGCTCCGTTCAACTACCACCGCATCCACAGCCCCGTCAAGGGCGACCTCGTGCTTTCGAGCTATTGCCCGGGGACGCTTTGGCCGGTCAACGCAGGCAGTGTCGAACGTGTTGAAGGTCTTTTCAGCATCAATGAACGCTTGACGAGTGAACTCCGCTTGGCGGATGGTTCCGAAGTGCTCGTGGTCAAGGTCGGTGCGACAAACGTTGGCCGCATTGGCGTCGTGTATAACGATTCCATCTTGACGAACGCAGGCAAGCTCCCGCGCGACAAAAAGCGCTTGGACTGGATTCCGAATCAGCAGTTCTCTTTTGACCGTGGCGATGAACTTGGCCGCTTTGAAATGGGCAGCACCGTGATTCTCGTGGTCGACAAGAAAATTCGCGAACGCCATCCGGACTTGTTCAAGTCCCGTCTTGGACAGGCGGTGAGGGTGGGCGAGGCTCTCTAG
- the dtd gene encoding D-aminoacyl-tRNA deacylase, which produces MKFLIQRVTKAQVDIEGQTVGKIDNKGFLVLIGVGEGDTREIADRFIKKMLALRIFADENGKTNLSIKDVGGSLLLVSQFTLYANCNKGNRPTFNGAGNPTLANELYEYIIEQCKKEVAVVETGKFGADMQVSLVNDGPFTIMLE; this is translated from the coding sequence ATGAAATTTTTAATACAGCGAGTCACTAAGGCTCAAGTTGATATTGAAGGTCAAACCGTCGGTAAAATTGATAACAAGGGATTCCTTGTGTTGATTGGCGTAGGCGAGGGCGATACCCGCGAAATCGCTGACCGCTTCATCAAGAAAATGCTTGCGCTCCGCATTTTTGCTGACGAAAACGGAAAGACGAACCTCTCCATCAAGGATGTCGGCGGTTCACTTTTGCTTGTTTCCCAATTTACGTTGTATGCCAACTGCAATAAGGGCAATCGCCCGACATTCAATGGTGCTGGCAACCCGACGCTCGCTAATGAACTTTACGAGTATATTATTGAACAGTGCAAAAAAGAAGTTGCCGTTGTCGAAACCGGAAAATTCGGTGCCGATATGCAAGTGAGCCTCGTCAACGACGGCCCATTTACTATAATGCTTGAATAG
- a CDS encoding asparaginase, giving the protein MKNIVILATGGTIAGAGEQGKDIGYKSGSIKAQTLIDAIPELKNVANICVEQFCNINSDDVTSEIWIALAKRIQELLQREDVDGIVIMHGTDTMEETAFFLNLTLDGSAPSAAGNVAKPVIMTGSMRPATAAEPDGPANLFFAVKSAVDLCGRSAQESPNSALSCPPEMSSRTPCHPGLVPGRDHPLVNAKNVTSSWSYATGSSVVYVAFAGKLMNARSVQKIHANDLDAFAEIPASCHPGFIPGSPSCSAFDVSSLHSLPRVSVLYFNADADAELVRFAAERSAGLVIAGAGAGEFSRAWADAIADVISKNKIPVVISTRINRGRIVPEQLLVPGTIAAYDLPPAKAAVLLRLALTITNDPATIQEMFSSQ; this is encoded by the coding sequence ATGAAAAATATTGTGATTCTCGCGACGGGCGGTACAATTGCAGGCGCGGGCGAGCAAGGTAAGGATATAGGGTACAAGTCAGGCTCAATTAAGGCGCAAACGCTGATTGATGCGATTCCGGAATTGAAGAATGTGGCAAATATCTGCGTCGAGCAGTTTTGCAATATCAATTCGGACGATGTTACTTCTGAAATTTGGATTGCTTTGGCGAAGCGGATTCAGGAACTCTTGCAGCGCGAAGATGTTGACGGCATCGTGATCATGCACGGGACCGATACGATGGAAGAAACCGCTTTCTTCTTGAATTTGACGCTGGATGGTTCTGCTCCAAGTGCCGCCGGGAATGTCGCGAAGCCCGTGATTATGACAGGCTCGATGCGGCCCGCAACAGCAGCGGAACCAGACGGCCCCGCAAACTTGTTTTTCGCTGTGAAAAGTGCTGTGGACTTGTGTGGACGTAGTGCGCAAGAATCGCCGAATTCAGCATTGTCATGCCCGCCTGAAATGTCATCCCGGACTCCATGTCATCCCGGACTCGTTCCGGGACGGGATCACCCTCTCGTAAATGCGAAGAATGTTACGTCATCCTGGAGCTACGCGACGGGATCCAGTGTGGTATATGTCGCCTTTGCAGGCAAATTGATGAACGCCCGCTCGGTGCAAAAGATTCATGCGAACGATTTGGATGCATTTGCTGAAATTCCCGCGTCATGTCACCCCGGATTTATTCCGGGGTCGCCATCTTGTTCTGCATTTGACGTTTCCTCCTTGCATTCCCTCCCGCGCGTCTCCGTTCTTTACTTTAACGCAGATGCTGATGCAGAACTGGTGCGTTTTGCGGCAGAACGCTCGGCAGGGCTTGTTATTGCAGGCGCTGGCGCCGGAGAATTTTCTCGCGCATGGGCGGATGCAATTGCTGATGTTATTTCTAAAAATAAAATTCCCGTCGTGATTTCCACGCGAATCAATCGCGGTCGCATTGTCCCGGAACAGCTTCTTGTGCCAGGAACGATTGCCGCTTATGATTTGCCCCCCGCCAAAGCCGCCGTCCTCTTGCGTCTTGCGTTAACCATCACGAATGACCCTGCAACTATTCAGGAGATGTTTTCTTCGCAGTAG
- a CDS encoding DUF4423 domain-containing protein produces the protein MAEIFDYDDYRDMIKDYYLEHKKHNSLYSFSTLGKTLGLDSSHAYYIVQKKRNLPVHAVPAAKKMLGLDGRGAAYFDLLIVASRTKSEKTKAEILQKAFQLRDVKRHLLKDNELKYLSAWWTIVVRALIEVKHGNVDIPEIASSVIPPITEEQAQESIEILKSLGFIQPINNNSKVRLADPHITVQGAEKAEAIRSFHSKVMQFGIRSLNEIPPENRDISTITMAVDSKGFEDLKKMLKEFRKEIQIRVDKCIVPDRVMQLNLALFPVALNKKKEK, from the coding sequence ATGGCAGAAATCTTTGATTACGATGACTACCGGGATATGATCAAGGATTATTACTTGGAGCATAAGAAACACAACTCCTTGTATTCCTTCAGTACACTCGGCAAAACGCTTGGCTTGGATTCAAGTCATGCGTATTATATAGTTCAGAAAAAGCGCAATCTCCCCGTTCATGCAGTCCCCGCCGCAAAAAAGATGCTCGGACTGGACGGTCGTGGAGCCGCATACTTCGACTTGTTGATAGTCGCATCACGCACGAAGTCCGAAAAGACAAAAGCTGAAATTTTGCAAAAGGCATTCCAGCTGCGCGACGTGAAGCGCCACTTGCTCAAGGACAACGAGCTCAAGTATCTCAGCGCTTGGTGGACTATCGTCGTAAGAGCGCTTATCGAAGTGAAACACGGCAACGTGGATATCCCGGAAATCGCAAGTAGCGTGATTCCGCCCATCACCGAAGAGCAAGCGCAAGAAAGCATTGAGATTTTGAAGTCGCTCGGCTTTATCCAGCCGATCAACAATAACAGCAAAGTCCGCCTCGCCGACCCGCACATCACGGTCCAAGGCGCCGAGAAGGCCGAAGCCATCCGCAGTTTCCATTCGAAGGTCATGCAGTTTGGCATCCGCTCGCTCAATGAAATTCCGCCTGAAAACCGCGACATTTCGACCATCACCATGGCGGTTGATTCCAAGGGCTTCGAAGACCTCAAGAAGATGCTCAAGGAATTCCGCAAAGAAATTCAGATCCGTGTCGATAAGTGCATCGTCCCCGATCGCGTCATGCAGTTGAACCTCGCTCTATTCCCCGTCGCACTCAATAAAAAGAAGGAAAAATAA
- a CDS encoding MATE family efflux transporter — translation MLNGPLGRKILKFAVPLAATSILQQLFNAADIAVVGQFAGDKALAAVGANTFVINLLINLFVGISVGANVVVANSIGAQSYRAVTRSVHTSVMVSFFSGILLSFIGVFFARQILSAISTPEDILDMAVRYLQVYFAGIPFVMLYNFVAAILRGKGDTKRPLYVLLATGAINVALNVLFVAGLGWGVTGVAIATVIANALSAGTLFYFMLHEVGPFKLEFWKLRITPVFLGRIMRVGLPAGLQGVVFSFSNVCLQSAINSLGSATVAASAAALNYEFIVYYWLNSFSHACVTFVGQNYGAKNIARCRSAVRWTILLATTSTFALSLLCCLFANQLLSVFTSDPEIIATGSIRMNVVVGVLFINVFLDVFSGALRGMGQSLAPALTCVVGVCGIRILWVIFVFPMYQNFTSLMVVYPVSWIVTIMVLAGIYIYRVKHTRF, via the coding sequence ATGTTGAACGGGCCTCTCGGTCGTAAGATTCTGAAGTTTGCCGTTCCGCTTGCGGCGACAAGCATTTTGCAACAGCTGTTCAATGCGGCCGACATTGCCGTGGTCGGACAGTTTGCGGGTGATAAGGCTCTGGCGGCTGTCGGTGCAAATACGTTCGTGATTAATTTGCTGATAAACTTGTTCGTTGGCATCTCTGTCGGCGCAAATGTTGTCGTCGCCAATTCCATCGGCGCCCAAAGTTACCGTGCTGTTACTCGCAGTGTCCATACGTCGGTGATGGTCTCGTTCTTTAGCGGAATTCTGCTTTCGTTTATCGGTGTCTTTTTTGCAAGGCAAATCCTTTCGGCGATTTCAACACCTGAGGATATCTTGGACATGGCGGTGCGCTATCTCCAGGTTTATTTTGCGGGGATTCCGTTTGTCATGCTGTACAATTTTGTAGCGGCGATTTTACGCGGTAAAGGCGATACAAAACGCCCGCTTTATGTGCTCCTTGCGACGGGTGCTATAAATGTTGCCTTGAATGTTCTTTTTGTTGCGGGCCTTGGCTGGGGTGTGACGGGTGTCGCTATTGCAACTGTAATTGCAAATGCGTTGAGTGCCGGTACTTTGTTCTACTTTATGCTCCACGAGGTCGGACCGTTCAAACTTGAATTCTGGAAGTTGAGAATCACGCCTGTATTTCTCGGGCGCATCATGCGCGTGGGGCTCCCGGCGGGGCTTCAGGGCGTTGTGTTCTCGTTTAGCAATGTGTGCCTCCAGTCGGCCATTAACAGTCTCGGTTCTGCGACCGTTGCGGCTTCTGCGGCTGCACTCAATTATGAGTTCATTGTTTATTACTGGCTCAATTCCTTCTCGCATGCATGCGTGACGTTCGTGGGGCAGAACTACGGTGCGAAAAACATAGCGCGTTGCCGTAGTGCGGTCCGTTGGACCATTTTGCTTGCGACAACTTCGACGTTTGCGTTGAGCCTGCTCTGCTGTCTCTTTGCCAATCAATTGCTTTCTGTGTTTACGTCTGATCCCGAAATTATCGCGACTGGTTCTATCCGCATGAATGTCGTAGTCGGCGTGCTGTTCATCAATGTCTTCTTGGATGTGTTCTCTGGCGCGTTGCGTGGCATGGGGCAATCTTTGGCTCCGGCGCTCACTTGTGTGGTAGGTGTTTGCGGTATCCGAATCCTCTGGGTGATTTTTGTATTCCCGATGTACCAGAACTTTACCTCGCTGATGGTGGTTTACCCAGTGAGCTGGATTGTTACCATCATGGTCTTGGCTGGGATATACATTTACCGGGTAAAACATACCCGTTTTTAA
- the ychF gene encoding redox-regulated ATPase YchF, producing the protein MGFKCGIVGLPNVGKSTIFNAITNAGAESANYPFCTIDPNVGMVSVPDARLDELVKVYNPKSIVPAVTEFVDIAGLVKGASKGEGLGNQFLTHIRECEAIMEVVRCFDDENIIHVNGSVDPIRDVEVIETELILKDLDTVEKRLATEAKSARTGNAEAKARLAACELLKTTMEEGRAARTVMHDSEEMEGIVKDLGLLTAKPLFYCANVKEDDILTGNAYVDQLKEYASKHGHDVIVISGKIEEELSAMEPADKIEFLKELGMKESGLDSVVRKGYEILGLRTFFTAGEKECRAWTFHAGFKAPQCAGVIHTDFERGFIRAETLSYADFLKHGSWNAAKEAGLVRTEGKEYLVQDGDIMYFLFNV; encoded by the coding sequence ATGGGTTTTAAATGCGGCATCGTAGGCCTCCCGAACGTAGGCAAGAGCACAATCTTCAACGCAATCACTAACGCAGGCGCAGAATCCGCCAACTATCCGTTCTGCACCATCGACCCGAACGTCGGCATGGTCAGCGTCCCGGATGCCCGCCTCGATGAACTTGTGAAGGTCTACAACCCGAAATCCATCGTCCCGGCCGTTACAGAATTCGTGGACATTGCAGGTCTTGTAAAAGGCGCTTCCAAGGGCGAAGGTCTCGGCAACCAGTTCCTCACCCACATCCGCGAATGCGAAGCCATCATGGAAGTGGTGCGCTGCTTTGACGACGAAAACATCATCCACGTGAACGGTTCTGTGGACCCGATCCGCGACGTCGAAGTGATTGAAACGGAACTCATCCTCAAGGACTTGGACACTGTCGAAAAGCGCCTCGCTACCGAAGCTAAGAGCGCACGTACCGGCAACGCCGAAGCCAAGGCTCGCCTCGCCGCTTGCGAACTTTTGAAGACGACGATGGAAGAAGGCCGCGCCGCCCGCACTGTGATGCACGACAGTGAAGAAATGGAAGGCATCGTCAAGGACCTCGGCCTCCTTACCGCAAAGCCGCTCTTCTACTGCGCAAACGTCAAGGAAGACGACATCCTCACCGGTAACGCTTATGTGGACCAGCTCAAGGAATACGCCTCCAAGCACGGCCACGACGTGATTGTCATCAGCGGTAAGATCGAAGAAGAACTTTCCGCCATGGAACCGGCTGACAAGATCGAATTCCTCAAGGAACTCGGCATGAAGGAATCCGGACTCGATTCCGTTGTCCGCAAGGGTTACGAAATCCTCGGTCTCCGCACGTTCTTCACCGCAGGCGAAAAGGAATGCCGCGCCTGGACGTTCCACGCAGGTTTCAAGGCACCGCAGTGCGCAGGCGTCATCCACACGGACTTCGAACGTGGCTTTATCCGCGCTGAAACTTTGAGCTACGCCGACTTCCTCAAGCACGGCAGCTGGAACGCCGCCAAGGAAGCAGGTCTTGTGCGTACGGAAGGCAAGGAATACCTCGTACAGGATGGCGACATCATGTACTTCCTGTTCAACGTGTAA